One segment of Ureibacillus thermophilus DNA contains the following:
- the gcvPA gene encoding aminomethyl-transferring glycine dehydrogenase subunit GcvPA: MKHRYLPMTEQDKQEMLATIGVESIDDLFSDIPEEVRFKGLYNIKEAISESALLKELKALADKNTNTETAVSFLGAGVYNHYKPAIVDHVISRSEFYTAYTPYQPEISQGELQAIFEFQTMIAELTGMDLANSSMYDGGTALAEAGMLAAGSTRRKKLIVSEAIHPEYREVVKTYAYGQSIEVVEAPIKDGATDIEALKSLLDEQTAGVMVQYPNFFGQIEDIKKIGDLAHEAKALFIVSANPLALGILTPPGKLGADITVGDVQPFGIPENFGGPHCGYFATTSKLMRKVPGRLVGQTVDQEGRRGFVLTLQAREQHIRREKATSNICSNQALLALAASVAMTALGKRGIQEMATQNIMKTRYAKNAFEQAGFTVPFQGSHFNEIVVKVNKPVSEINQKLLEKGIIGGYDLGRDYPQLENHVLIAVTELRTKEEIDQLVQEMGAYNA, encoded by the coding sequence CTACAATCGGGGTAGAAAGCATTGACGATTTATTTTCGGACATTCCAGAAGAGGTTCGTTTTAAAGGGCTTTACAATATTAAAGAGGCAATCTCTGAGTCTGCATTATTGAAAGAACTAAAAGCATTAGCAGATAAAAATACGAATACGGAAACGGCTGTTTCATTTTTAGGTGCAGGCGTCTACAATCACTATAAACCTGCCATCGTTGATCACGTCATTTCCCGTTCTGAATTTTACACAGCTTACACGCCTTACCAGCCGGAAATTTCACAAGGGGAATTGCAGGCAATTTTTGAATTCCAAACGATGATTGCCGAATTAACGGGCATGGATTTGGCAAACTCCTCTATGTATGATGGCGGAACGGCGCTCGCTGAAGCAGGGATGCTTGCCGCTGGTTCAACTCGACGCAAAAAACTTATCGTTTCTGAAGCGATTCATCCGGAATACCGTGAAGTGGTGAAAACATATGCTTACGGCCAATCCATTGAAGTAGTGGAAGCGCCAATCAAGGATGGAGCCACAGATATCGAAGCGCTTAAGTCCCTGCTTGATGAGCAAACAGCCGGGGTGATGGTACAGTATCCAAACTTCTTTGGTCAAATTGAAGATATTAAAAAAATCGGCGACCTTGCTCATGAAGCAAAAGCGTTATTCATCGTTTCAGCTAATCCGCTTGCATTAGGCATTTTAACGCCTCCTGGAAAACTTGGTGCGGATATTACCGTTGGAGATGTGCAGCCATTTGGGATTCCTGAAAATTTTGGTGGGCCGCACTGCGGATATTTTGCCACAACTTCCAAATTAATGCGGAAAGTTCCAGGGCGTCTTGTCGGTCAAACGGTAGACCAAGAAGGCCGTCGCGGCTTCGTGTTGACATTGCAGGCCCGCGAGCAGCATATTCGCCGTGAGAAAGCAACTTCCAACATTTGCTCCAACCAAGCATTGCTTGCCCTTGCTGCTTCTGTTGCAATGACGGCATTAGGCAAACGGGGCATTCAAGAAATGGCAACGCAAAATATTATGAAAACTCGTTATGCAAAAAATGCATTTGAACAAGCTGGCTTTACCGTTCCATTCCAAGGTTCTCACTTCAACGAAATCGTTGTGAAGGTCAATAAGCCAGTAAGTGAAATCAATCAAAAATTATTAGAAAAAGGCATTATTGGCGGCTACGATTTAGGCCGTGATTATCCGCAGTTAGAAAACCATGTGCTAATCGCTGTTACAGAATTGCGTACGAAAGAAGAAATCGACCAACTCGTACAGGAAATGGGGGCTTACAATGCATAA